A single window of Methylacidimicrobium sp. AP8 DNA harbors:
- the thiS gene encoding sulfur carrier protein ThiS, with protein sequence MPDECRIHVNGKEATVPAGTSVSDLLVSLGYPAKIVLVELNKEVLPRREWSVRRLQPEDRVEVLRVVAGG encoded by the coding sequence ATGCCTGACGAATGCCGCATCCACGTGAACGGGAAGGAGGCGACGGTCCCCGCCGGCACCTCGGTCTCGGATCTCCTGGTCTCTCTCGGCTATCCCGCCAAGATTGTTCTCGTAGAACTCAACAAGGAGGTCCTTCCCAGGCGGGAATGGAGCGTGCGCCGGCTCCAGCCGGAAGATCGCGTGGAAGTGCTGCGGGTAGTCGCCGGCGGTTAG
- the thiH gene encoding 2-iminoacetate synthase ThiH: MSFLEALQERTFPFFREQALFRSLLEPKTPSEMEAMAQRAHDRTVQHYGKTVRLFAPLYLSNECVNVCRYCGFSRSNPILRVTLSPEEVEREARYLAEQGFRSILLVAGEHPKWVSPAYVAACIRRIRPYFPSISIEIAPLETDEYRRIVDSGAEGVVVYQETYDPQAYASLHLSGPKRDFGWRLQAPERAYRAGFRRIGIGALLGLAPWREDAFALAAHAAWLLKHAWRSYLTISLPRLRPAAGGFVPEYPVSDREFVQLHCAFRILFPQVGLVLSTRESPLLRDRLIPLGITLLSAGSRTDPGGYTGAGRERLHRTVAGRSEPPTPVEAADAAEEQFATSDERSPRAIADRLREIGYEPVWKDWEECLTNAAST; this comes from the coding sequence ATGTCCTTTCTCGAAGCGCTGCAGGAGCGAACCTTTCCGTTCTTCCGTGAGCAAGCTCTCTTTCGTTCCCTCCTGGAGCCCAAGACGCCTTCGGAAATGGAAGCCATGGCGCAGAGAGCGCACGATCGGACCGTCCAGCACTACGGGAAAACCGTCCGGCTCTTCGCTCCGCTCTACCTCTCCAACGAGTGTGTGAATGTCTGCCGCTATTGCGGCTTTTCCCGATCCAACCCGATTCTCCGCGTCACGCTGAGCCCGGAGGAGGTCGAGCGGGAAGCCCGGTACCTGGCCGAGCAGGGATTTCGATCGATTCTCCTGGTTGCCGGAGAGCACCCCAAATGGGTTTCGCCAGCGTATGTGGCGGCCTGCATTCGACGAATCCGCCCGTATTTCCCTTCAATCTCGATCGAGATTGCTCCTTTGGAAACCGACGAGTACCGCCGGATCGTCGATTCCGGAGCCGAAGGGGTCGTTGTGTATCAGGAGACCTATGATCCGCAAGCGTACGCCTCTCTTCATCTCTCCGGGCCGAAACGCGACTTCGGTTGGCGGCTCCAGGCGCCGGAACGGGCCTACCGCGCAGGCTTTCGCCGGATCGGGATCGGCGCCCTCCTTGGCCTGGCTCCTTGGCGCGAAGATGCCTTCGCCCTGGCAGCCCATGCGGCATGGCTCCTCAAGCATGCCTGGCGATCCTATTTGACGATCTCGCTGCCGCGCTTGCGGCCTGCAGCCGGCGGGTTCGTGCCGGAATATCCGGTCTCCGATCGGGAATTCGTCCAGCTGCACTGCGCTTTTCGGATCCTTTTTCCTCAGGTCGGACTTGTTCTTTCCACCCGCGAATCCCCCTTGCTACGGGATCGGCTGATTCCGCTCGGCATCACGCTCCTAAGCGCAGGATCCCGAACCGATCCCGGAGGCTACACGGGCGCGGGAAGGGAGCGGCTGCACCGGACGGTCGCCGGCCGTTCGGAACCGCCGACTCCAGTGGAAGCAGCCGACGCAGCCGAGGAACAATTCGCCACCTCCGACGAACGGTCTCCGCGTGCGATCGCCGACCGCCTACGCGAGATCGGCTACGAACCGGTATGGAAAGATTGGGAAGAATGCCTGACGAATGCCGCATCCACGTGA
- the hemW gene encoding radical SAM family heme chaperone HemW, protein MALALLSSARREPIDPYPGLETVRHLYVHTPFCATVCPYCAFYVHTGSAAEMRSFVEALLLEWDRLRRTYPIAARTLYFGGGTPSLLPLDAFRRLAEALRPWESVEATLEANPRTVTPEKAAAWRELGIGRVSLGVQSLDPAVLRTLGRRHRPRDVERTMAVLREAGFENINVDLIFGVPGQSIASWKETLEGVIAMAPAHISAYELTYEEDTPFFEARAAGVWREDEERSIAMYREAWSLLEAAGYRQYEISNYARPGRECLHNQGYWMGDDYLGLGPGAFSTVGLRRWQNRRHTGRYVAALSAGREPPREEEGLSEEVRRRERLMLGLRTSRGIPYSWIEGEAERARALIGQGLAELSDGTFRLTPEGRLLADGIAGLFV, encoded by the coding sequence ATGGCCTTGGCTCTTCTCTCCTCGGCTCGGCGCGAGCCGATCGACCCGTATCCGGGTCTTGAGACGGTGCGCCATCTCTATGTGCACACCCCGTTCTGCGCCACGGTCTGCCCCTATTGCGCCTTCTATGTCCACACCGGGTCGGCAGCCGAGATGCGCTCCTTTGTCGAGGCCCTCTTGCTGGAGTGGGATAGGCTCCGGCGGACCTACCCGATCGCAGCGCGGACGCTCTACTTCGGTGGGGGAACCCCTTCCCTTCTCCCCCTCGATGCGTTCCGCCGGCTGGCCGAGGCCCTCCGTCCATGGGAGAGCGTGGAGGCGACGCTCGAGGCGAACCCCCGAACGGTGACTCCGGAGAAAGCGGCGGCATGGCGAGAGCTTGGGATCGGGCGGGTCAGCCTCGGGGTGCAGTCGCTCGATCCGGCCGTGCTTCGCACCCTCGGTCGCCGGCACCGCCCCCGGGACGTGGAGCGGACGATGGCGGTCCTCCGCGAGGCCGGCTTCGAGAACATCAACGTCGATCTGATCTTCGGGGTTCCCGGCCAGTCCATCGCTTCCTGGAAAGAGACTCTGGAAGGGGTGATTGCCATGGCTCCTGCGCATATCTCGGCTTACGAGCTCACCTACGAGGAGGACACGCCCTTTTTCGAAGCTCGGGCGGCGGGAGTTTGGCGCGAGGACGAGGAGCGCTCGATTGCCATGTACCGGGAAGCTTGGAGCCTCTTGGAAGCGGCCGGATACCGGCAGTACGAGATTTCCAACTATGCCCGGCCCGGTCGGGAGTGTTTGCACAATCAGGGCTACTGGATGGGGGACGACTATCTCGGTCTCGGCCCGGGCGCCTTCTCGACCGTAGGCTTGCGCCGCTGGCAGAACAGGAGGCATACCGGCCGATACGTCGCCGCGCTCTCTGCCGGACGAGAGCCCCCGAGAGAGGAGGAAGGGCTATCTGAAGAGGTGCGGCGCCGCGAGCGGCTGATGCTGGGCCTACGGACCAGCCGCGGCATACCCTATTCCTGGATTGAGGGAGAAGCCGAACGGGCGCGTGCCCTGATCGGTCAAGGATTGGCCGAGCTCTCGGACGGAACTTTCCGGCTTACTCCGGAAGGAAGGCTTTTGGCCGACGGGATTGCCGGTCTTTTCGTCTGA
- a CDS encoding septum formation initiator family protein, whose protein sequence is MSHLLGIGILLTGLGLLLSAFWPLVQQIDRLERQKEQIQRQVAAEQARNRELNLQLELLQSDPNYLTRIARDRLNMGKKGEIIFRFDPFPPPSDRETVSPK, encoded by the coding sequence TTGAGTCACCTACTCGGCATCGGCATACTGCTGACCGGGCTGGGGCTCCTCTTATCGGCGTTCTGGCCTCTGGTCCAGCAGATCGATCGCTTGGAGCGCCAGAAAGAGCAGATCCAACGCCAAGTTGCGGCGGAGCAAGCGCGCAACCGGGAGCTCAATCTCCAGCTCGAGCTTCTCCAGTCGGATCCCAATTACCTGACCCGGATCGCCCGGGACCGGCTGAACATGGGAAAGAAGGGGGAGATCATCTTCCGCTTCGACCCCTTCCCTCCCCCCTCCGATCGAGAGACCGTTAGCCCCAAATAG
- the eno gene encoding phosphopyruvate hydratase — translation MGRFSLRRIWARQVLDSRGNPTLEAEVTLEDGTRGQAMVPSGASTGANEALELRDGNKDRYGGKGVEKAIQNVRAIIAPALQGRDALSQREIDRLLREIDGTRNKSHLGANATLGVSLAVARAAASALGIPLYRYLGGTGSALLPVPFANVINGGAHSDAPLDFQEFMIVPRGAPSFSEAIRYGVETFHALRALLRERNLGTGLGDEGGFAPNLSSVEEVFELLCAAVKRAGYAPGKEIWFAIDPAASEFFDPTTAAYVFRKSDRRRMPAIHLVEYYKDLCKRYPILSIEDGAAENDWDGWQILTRELGKNVQLVGDDLFVTNPEFLRKGIAAGVANSILIKPNQIGTLSETLETVDLAKRSGYAVMLSHRSGETEDAFLAHLAVACNAGQIKTGSFSRSDRTAKYNELLRIEEDLGEEGRYGQWSP, via the coding sequence ATGGGCCGCTTCTCTCTCCGCCGGATCTGGGCTCGGCAAGTATTGGATTCCCGGGGCAACCCGACGCTGGAGGCCGAAGTCACCCTCGAGGACGGCACCCGGGGACAAGCCATGGTCCCCTCCGGGGCTTCGACCGGAGCGAATGAGGCGCTCGAGCTCCGGGACGGGAACAAAGACCGCTACGGAGGCAAAGGGGTGGAAAAGGCGATCCAGAACGTTCGTGCGATCATCGCTCCGGCCCTGCAAGGACGCGATGCCCTCTCCCAACGGGAAATCGACCGCCTCTTACGCGAGATCGACGGCACCAGGAATAAGAGCCATCTGGGTGCCAATGCCACCCTCGGGGTGTCGCTCGCAGTCGCCCGGGCCGCCGCTTCCGCCTTAGGCATCCCTCTTTACCGGTACCTGGGCGGAACGGGAAGCGCTCTTTTGCCCGTGCCCTTCGCCAACGTAATCAACGGGGGCGCCCATTCCGATGCGCCGCTCGATTTCCAGGAGTTCATGATCGTGCCCCGCGGCGCTCCGAGCTTTTCGGAAGCCATCCGCTACGGGGTGGAAACCTTCCATGCCCTGCGGGCTCTGCTCCGGGAGCGGAACCTGGGAACCGGGCTCGGCGACGAAGGAGGGTTCGCTCCCAACCTCTCCTCCGTGGAGGAAGTCTTCGAGCTGCTCTGCGCCGCCGTCAAGAGGGCCGGATACGCACCCGGCAAGGAGATCTGGTTCGCGATCGACCCGGCGGCAAGCGAGTTCTTCGATCCGACGACGGCGGCCTACGTCTTTCGCAAATCCGACCGGAGACGCATGCCGGCCATCCACCTGGTCGAATACTACAAGGACCTCTGCAAACGGTATCCGATTCTATCCATTGAGGACGGAGCGGCGGAAAACGACTGGGACGGCTGGCAGATCCTCACCCGCGAGCTGGGAAAGAACGTCCAGCTCGTCGGCGACGACCTCTTCGTAACCAATCCGGAATTCCTGCGAAAGGGGATCGCGGCCGGTGTCGCCAATTCGATTTTGATCAAGCCCAATCAGATCGGAACCCTTTCGGAAACCCTGGAAACCGTTGATCTGGCCAAGCGCAGCGGGTATGCGGTAATGCTCAGCCACCGATCGGGAGAGACCGAGGATGCCTTTCTTGCGCATCTGGCGGTGGCTTGCAATGCCGGTCAGATCAAGACAGGCTCCTTCTCCCGATCCGATCGTACCGCCAAGTACAACGAGCTGCTTCGGATCGAGGAAGACTTGGGAGAAGAAGGCCGATATGGGCAATGGTCACCGTGA
- a CDS encoding DHA2 family efflux MFS transporter permease subunit yields the protein MDGNPDAGWQPKHNPWIVALSVMLATFMEVLDTTILNVALPYIAGGLAASNSQATWVLTSYLVSNAVVLPLTDWLGRRFGRRNLFLGCIALFTLSSALCGAASNLGTLIVFRVLQGAGGGGLQPISQAILLESFPPSKRGQAMGLFALGVVVAPILGPVLGGWLTDNANWRWCFYINLPVGLLAILLSALFVEDPPYLRRNRPSRIDIWGLFFLTVGLGCLQVLLDKGQEDDWFGAVWLRWMAFLSAVGLTGFVIREFSVREPLVDLRILKDRSFGTGVSLVFLIGVVLYGTLAALPLFLQTLISYTAFQSGIAVSPRGIGAVAGSIFAGRMLGRISARSLVALGFLLLAASSFLMGNFNISIAQWNVVIPNLLNGFGAPLVFVPLTTAAVVTLRREQMGNATGLFNLFRNIGGSVGTSLIATYSQRFAQVHQNFLAGYYTPENPNYRDSLATIQGYLAGQSGTVPGAAQALGELYRTLTNQASLWAYVDIFQWSGWICLASLPLVIFLAPAKGKPQAEGMAH from the coding sequence ATGGACGGGAACCCCGACGCCGGCTGGCAGCCGAAGCACAATCCATGGATCGTCGCCCTCTCCGTCATGCTGGCGACCTTCATGGAAGTGCTCGACACGACGATTCTGAACGTGGCCCTCCCGTATATCGCCGGAGGGCTGGCGGCTAGCAACTCGCAGGCCACCTGGGTTCTCACCAGCTACCTCGTCTCCAATGCGGTGGTCCTGCCGCTCACCGACTGGCTCGGCCGGCGCTTCGGCCGGCGCAATCTCTTCCTGGGCTGCATCGCCCTCTTCACCCTCAGCTCCGCCCTCTGCGGCGCGGCTTCCAACCTCGGCACCCTGATCGTCTTCCGCGTCCTGCAAGGGGCGGGCGGCGGAGGGCTCCAGCCGATCTCGCAGGCGATCCTCCTGGAAAGCTTCCCGCCTTCCAAGCGGGGCCAGGCGATGGGCCTCTTCGCCCTCGGGGTCGTGGTCGCGCCGATTCTCGGGCCGGTCCTGGGCGGGTGGCTGACCGACAACGCCAACTGGCGCTGGTGCTTCTACATCAACCTGCCGGTCGGCCTCCTGGCGATCCTCTTGTCGGCCCTCTTCGTCGAAGATCCGCCGTACCTACGCCGGAATCGACCGAGCCGAATCGACATCTGGGGGCTTTTCTTTCTGACTGTCGGCCTCGGCTGCCTGCAAGTGCTTCTCGACAAGGGGCAGGAGGACGACTGGTTCGGAGCCGTCTGGCTCCGTTGGATGGCCTTCCTCTCCGCCGTCGGGCTCACCGGCTTCGTGATCCGGGAGTTCTCCGTGCGCGAGCCGCTGGTCGACCTCCGCATCCTCAAGGACCGGAGCTTCGGCACCGGAGTCAGCCTCGTCTTTCTGATCGGCGTCGTCCTTTACGGAACCCTGGCCGCCCTTCCGCTCTTTCTCCAGACGCTGATCTCCTATACGGCCTTCCAGAGCGGGATCGCCGTAAGCCCCCGGGGAATCGGAGCCGTGGCCGGGTCGATCTTCGCCGGAAGGATGCTCGGGCGCATAAGCGCGCGCTCTCTGGTCGCCCTCGGCTTCCTCCTCTTGGCCGCCTCTTCCTTCCTCATGGGAAACTTCAACATCTCGATTGCACAATGGAACGTGGTGATCCCCAACCTCCTCAACGGATTCGGAGCTCCCCTGGTCTTCGTTCCGCTCACCACCGCGGCCGTCGTTACCCTGCGCCGCGAGCAGATGGGGAACGCCACCGGCCTCTTCAATCTCTTCCGCAACATCGGGGGCAGCGTCGGCACCTCGCTCATCGCGACCTACTCCCAACGCTTCGCCCAAGTGCATCAGAATTTCCTGGCCGGCTACTACACGCCGGAAAACCCGAACTACCGGGACAGCCTCGCGACGATTCAAGGCTATCTCGCCGGCCAATCCGGAACGGTTCCCGGCGCGGCGCAGGCGCTCGGCGAGCTCTACCGGACCCTCACCAATCAAGCAAGCCTCTGGGCCTACGTCGACATCTTCCAATGGTCCGGCTGGATCTGCTTGGCTTCGCTCCCCCTGGTTATTTTCCTAGCACCGGCCAAGGGCAAGCCGCAGGCCGAAGGGATGGCGCACTAA
- a CDS encoding lysophospholipid acyltransferase family protein, producing the protein MSTDPQAEESRRLDRAQNAQAWIASRRRWLRRNLSPVLGAFLVRGITGTLRLAVDDPQGIVSRPPKEPLIFAFWHNRLLVMPALYARHFPGRKLAALVSASNDGEVLARLLAHFGFEAARGSSSRRGSLGLRTILRLGREGHDIAVTPDGPRGPRYQVQDGVMQVAQLLGRPIVPITCRFSRKSELRSWDRFQIPHPFSGCHVRVGHLIPPPENDSAAQLSSCRRALEEALRPDTAC; encoded by the coding sequence ATGAGCACGGATCCCCAAGCCGAAGAAAGCCGACGGCTCGATCGGGCGCAGAATGCGCAAGCCTGGATCGCCTCGCGGCGCCGTTGGCTACGCAGGAACCTCTCGCCGGTGCTCGGGGCGTTCCTCGTCCGCGGCATCACCGGTACTCTCCGCCTAGCCGTGGACGATCCGCAGGGCATCGTGAGCCGCCCGCCGAAGGAGCCTCTGATCTTCGCGTTTTGGCACAACCGGCTCCTTGTCATGCCGGCTCTTTACGCACGCCACTTCCCCGGGCGGAAGCTTGCAGCGCTGGTCAGCGCCAGCAATGACGGCGAGGTACTGGCCCGGCTTCTCGCCCATTTTGGATTCGAAGCGGCACGCGGCTCTTCTTCCCGGCGAGGAAGCCTCGGGCTCCGGACAATCCTCCGGCTGGGAAGGGAAGGACACGACATCGCAGTGACGCCGGACGGTCCGCGCGGGCCCCGCTATCAGGTTCAGGATGGCGTTATGCAGGTCGCCCAGCTGCTCGGGCGTCCCATCGTTCCCATCACCTGCCGCTTCTCCCGGAAATCGGAGCTGCGGAGCTGGGATCGTTTCCAAATTCCCCACCCGTTTTCCGGCTGCCATGTCCGAGTCGGCCACCTGATCCCTCCACCGGAAAACGATTCCGCCGCGCAACTCTCCTCCTGCCGCAGGGCGCTGGAAGAAGCGCTCCGCCCGGATACCGCTTGCTGA
- a CDS encoding hemolysin family protein has translation MDTGADSGWRALLLPLLVAANAFFVAIEFAIVKVRVTQLKPLLKGSDWRLPLALQMVREPDRFLPAIQIGVSLASIGLGWAGQPIMTDWLNPLLLSVGLPKGPVLHSVSSLLGFILITFVCIALGELTPKFLALQHSQKIVLLLSPPLLVFYYLFYPFVWILHETADLLLRLLGFALPPPESGSPSLSREELQQILIHSPHAHPFDELINKIMVKALRLRQTRAEHVMVPRERAVVLWRDAPIEETIRIAQSSGYSRFPVCAGSKDQVVGIILLQELLWQYIALGKQTTISAILRPALFFPPNILLPAMLEEFRKARTHMAIVNDGEGRMLGLVTFEDVLEELVGDIRDEFDIEKNPIYELTPDSATVDGDLPLRDLAIETNWPLPTETTQTVSQWCLAQWGRQPRRFETIQVDGFRLVAEDVLPQKFRRVRIERLKEESAEEAAASE, from the coding sequence ATGGATACAGGGGCGGATTCCGGGTGGAGAGCCCTTCTGCTGCCGCTGCTGGTAGCGGCCAACGCGTTTTTCGTCGCCATCGAATTCGCGATCGTCAAGGTCCGGGTCACCCAGCTCAAGCCCCTGTTGAAAGGTTCCGATTGGAGGCTTCCTTTGGCCTTGCAGATGGTGCGCGAGCCCGACCGCTTCCTGCCGGCCATCCAAATCGGCGTTTCCCTGGCCAGCATCGGGCTCGGATGGGCCGGGCAGCCGATCATGACCGATTGGCTCAATCCCCTCCTTCTCTCGGTCGGGCTGCCGAAAGGGCCTGTCCTCCACTCGGTAAGCTCGCTGCTCGGCTTCATCCTGATCACCTTCGTCTGCATCGCGCTCGGCGAGCTCACCCCGAAGTTCCTGGCCCTCCAACACTCGCAAAAGATCGTCCTCCTGCTCAGCCCTCCGCTCCTCGTCTTCTACTACCTCTTCTACCCATTCGTCTGGATCCTGCACGAGACCGCCGACCTGCTCCTCCGGCTGCTCGGCTTCGCCCTTCCGCCGCCCGAAAGCGGAAGCCCTTCGCTCAGCCGCGAGGAGCTCCAGCAGATCCTCATCCACTCTCCTCACGCCCATCCTTTCGACGAGCTGATCAACAAGATCATGGTCAAGGCCCTCCGCCTGCGGCAGACGCGAGCGGAGCATGTCATGGTTCCACGCGAGCGGGCGGTCGTGCTCTGGCGCGATGCGCCGATCGAGGAGACGATCCGGATCGCGCAAAGTTCCGGCTATAGCCGGTTCCCCGTGTGCGCCGGCAGCAAGGACCAGGTCGTCGGAATCATCCTCTTGCAAGAGCTCCTCTGGCAATACATCGCGCTGGGCAAGCAGACCACGATCTCTGCCATCCTCCGTCCCGCCCTTTTCTTCCCGCCGAACATCCTCCTGCCCGCGATGCTCGAGGAGTTCCGCAAGGCGAGGACGCACATGGCCATCGTGAACGACGGCGAAGGCCGGATGCTCGGATTGGTGACCTTCGAAGACGTCCTCGAAGAGCTGGTCGGCGATATTCGGGACGAGTTCGACATCGAAAAGAACCCGATTTATGAGCTGACTCCGGATTCGGCGACGGTCGACGGGGATCTCCCGCTGCGCGATCTGGCCATTGAAACAAATTGGCCGCTCCCCACCGAAACTACCCAAACCGTCTCGCAATGGTGCCTGGCCCAGTGGGGCCGGCAGCCCAGGCGGTTCGAAACCATCCAGGTCGACGGCTTCCGCCTGGTGGCCGAAGATGTGCTCCCCCAGAAGTTCCGGCGCGTCCGGATCGAACGCCTCAAGGAAGAGTCTGCGGAGGAGGCTGCGGCATCGGAATGA